One Brachyspira pilosicoli P43/6/78 genomic window carries:
- the rsxE gene encoding electron transport complex subunit RsxE gives MKNSKIFIDGVWKNNPTFVQILGMCPSLAVTNSVMNAIGMSVATIFVLVCSSALISIVKKIYANEVRIMGYIVVIAAFVTLTDIVMKAKFYTLSLALGPYIPLIVVNCIILGRAEAFANKNGVIPSIFDALGNGVGFFMALLLLGSIREILGNGTWLGFDIVGTVRGFVESAMPFALNAYNEITTPWIVMILAPGAFFTLGVLIAIKRTIDARVR, from the coding sequence ATGAAAAATTCTAAAATCTTTATTGATGGAGTATGGAAAAATAATCCTACTTTCGTACAGATTCTTGGAATGTGTCCTAGCTTAGCAGTAACAAATAGTGTTATGAATGCCATTGGTATGTCTGTGGCTACAATATTTGTACTTGTTTGTTCATCAGCTTTAATTTCTATAGTAAAAAAGATTTATGCTAATGAAGTAAGAATTATGGGATACATTGTAGTAATAGCTGCTTTTGTAACTTTAACAGATATAGTTATGAAGGCTAAGTTTTACACTTTATCATTGGCATTAGGACCATATATACCGCTTATTGTTGTAAACTGTATAATATTAGGAAGAGCAGAGGCTTTTGCTAATAAGAATGGTGTTATACCTAGTATTTTTGATGCTTTAGGTAATGGTGTAGGTTTCTTTATGGCTTTATTATTATTAGGTTCTATCAGAGAGATTTTAGGTAATGGTACTTGGCTTGGATTTGACATAGTTGGAACTGTAAGAGGTTTTGTTGAATCTGCTATGCCTTTTGCTTTGAATGCTTATAACGAAATTACTACTCCTTGGATTGTTATGATATTAGCTCCTGGTGCTTTCTTTACTTTGGGAGTATTAATAGCTATCAAAAGAACTATAGATGCTAGAGTGAGGTAA
- a CDS encoding RnfABCDGE type electron transport complex subunit B, with translation MVTSILVASISSALIALILAVLLIFSSKIFRVEVDERVTEVTEMLPGANCGGCGYPGCAQFAKALVADEAPVDGCSVGGAATAEAVAKYLGKVTPPQKERTRAYIFCHGHKDIAKSSQVYNGAQTCVSAVMAGGNKDCSYGCVGFYDCMKACDFGAIIKDEKTGMPVIVEDKCVSCNACVKACPQKLIEIHPVSQKFHVYCKSKDKGPIAKKACDRACIGCSICVKNTKEGGMRMDNNLAIVNYEDYAITEESIAKCPTKAITDERVNSVVNL, from the coding sequence ATGGTTACATCTATATTAGTGGCTTCAATATCTTCTGCTTTAATAGCTTTGATATTGGCTGTTTTATTAATATTTTCTTCTAAAATCTTTAGAGTTGAGGTTGATGAGAGAGTTACAGAAGTGACAGAGATGCTTCCGGGTGCTAATTGCGGAGGATGCGGTTATCCTGGTTGTGCTCAATTTGCTAAGGCTTTAGTTGCTGATGAAGCTCCTGTTGACGGCTGTTCAGTGGGCGGTGCTGCTACTGCTGAAGCTGTTGCTAAATATTTAGGTAAGGTTACTCCGCCTCAAAAAGAGAGAACTAGGGCTTATATATTTTGTCATGGGCATAAGGATATAGCTAAATCTAGTCAAGTTTATAATGGAGCTCAGACTTGTGTTTCTGCTGTTATGGCGGGAGGAAACAAGGACTGTTCTTATGGTTGTGTTGGTTTTTATGATTGTATGAAGGCTTGTGATTTTGGCGCTATTATAAAAGATGAAAAGACTGGTATGCCTGTGATTGTTGAAGATAAATGTGTATCTTGTAATGCTTGTGTTAAGGCTTGTCCTCAAAAACTTATAGAGATTCACCCTGTATCACAAAAGTTTCATGTATATTGTAAGTCTAAAGACAAAGGTCCTATTGCTAAAAAGGCTTGTGATAGGGCTTGTATTGGATGCAGTATTTGTGTAAAAAACACTAAAGAGGGCGGCATGAGAATGGACAATAATTTGGCTATAGTTAATTATGAAGATTATGCTATCACAGAAGAGAGTATAGCTAAATGTCCTACTAAAGCTATTACTGACGAGAGAGTTAATTCTGTAGTGAATCTGTAA
- the proB gene encoding glutamate 5-kinase, with product MKNIDLNNIKRIVFKFGTNVLRNDEGYISLARIYSFIEAIAKYKKMGKEVLVVTSGAVGLGAKKINATDLSEVSLKQACAAIGQSQLMSIYEDGFSKFDIVTAQILLTEEDFSNRRRYLNLRSTLDTLLKYNVIPIINENDTVSSDELKLLYDVTQISFSDNDKLSALVASELDADLLIILSDINGLYDDNPKTNPNANFIHEVFEVTKEIESLGLDASKGGRGGMKTKLQAAKIVTRSGCGLIIANGKTPNILNNIFNTKEKTIFYPVEENNELNTKKRWIAYATTIIGKLVVNAGAKKAIIEKESSLLPIGVTKVVNNFKKGDIVSIIDEDGEEFARGIINYNSEDTNKIIGKHSDSILEILGYKNYDALITRDYIVLL from the coding sequence ATGAAAAATATAGATTTAAACAACATAAAAAGAATAGTTTTCAAATTTGGAACTAATGTATTAAGAAATGATGAAGGATATATTTCTTTAGCTAGAATATATTCTTTTATAGAGGCTATAGCTAAATATAAAAAAATGGGCAAAGAAGTTTTAGTTGTTACATCTGGAGCTGTTGGCTTGGGAGCGAAAAAAATTAATGCAACAGATTTAAGCGAAGTATCACTAAAACAAGCATGTGCTGCAATTGGGCAATCACAGCTTATGTCTATTTATGAAGATGGATTTTCAAAGTTTGATATTGTTACAGCACAGATTCTACTTACAGAAGAAGACTTTTCAAACAGAAGAAGATATTTAAATTTGCGTTCTACTTTAGATACATTATTAAAATACAATGTAATACCTATAATAAATGAAAATGATACTGTTTCTAGTGATGAGCTTAAATTATTATATGATGTTACTCAAATAAGTTTTTCTGATAATGATAAACTATCTGCATTAGTAGCTAGTGAACTTGATGCTGATTTACTTATAATACTTTCTGATATCAATGGGCTTTATGATGATAACCCTAAAACTAACCCAAATGCTAATTTTATACATGAAGTTTTTGAGGTTACAAAAGAGATAGAAAGTTTAGGTCTTGATGCTTCTAAAGGCGGAAGAGGCGGAATGAAAACAAAATTGCAGGCTGCTAAAATTGTTACAAGGTCAGGCTGCGGTTTAATTATTGCTAATGGAAAAACTCCAAACATTTTAAATAATATATTCAATACAAAAGAAAAAACTATATTCTACCCTGTAGAAGAAAATAATGAACTTAACACAAAAAAAAGATGGATTGCTTATGCTACAACTATTATAGGAAAACTTGTTGTAAATGCTGGTGCTAAAAAAGCTATAATAGAAAAAGAATCTAGTCTTCTTCCTATTGGCGTAACAAAGGTTGTAAACAATTTTAAGAAAGGCGACATTGTAAGCATTATAGATGAAGATGGTGAAGAGTTTGCAAGAGGCATTATTAATTATAATTCTGAGGATACAAATAAAATAATAGGCAAACATTCTGATTCTATATTAGAGATATTAGGCTACAAGAACTATGATGCTCTAATTACAAGAGATTATATAGTGTTATTATAA
- a CDS encoding peptidoglycan DD-metalloendopeptidase family protein yields MRKFKYTRVRRKQNIIKKIKQYLIEDSDKNLFPYFLKKSLLIAISFIMFIVLINFLILGSKRNSNNNLYAQNTDNSKSTSEVYNKILDEVKEMKIETNNIVTEEDIKDIPAVASTPVASVEKASDAFYDYLVSDNSLVSDGTISLKYDEYTIEEGDNLTSISKKIGANLDTIVSVNKISNANKLRPGQTIMIPNRNGLLYIVKKNETLEEISDRYDVELNRVLSFNKIDRDNINTGDEIFLPGAKYTLDERIDKFGQMFSLPTVVTRISSVFGYRVHPITGVRRKHLGVDIPGGLNTPIYAARKGKVIFAGYSGGFGNLVIVRHDKGYTTYYGHLNKITTTVGANVGVGVMIGRMGSTGNSTGSHLHFEVRRNGVALNPADFIPIGKFIKRR; encoded by the coding sequence ATGAGAAAATTTAAATACACAAGAGTAAGAAGAAAACAAAATATTATAAAGAAAATAAAACAATATTTAATAGAAGATAGTGATAAAAATCTTTTTCCATATTTTCTAAAAAAATCATTATTAATAGCTATATCATTTATAATGTTCATAGTTTTAATTAACTTTTTAATACTTGGTTCAAAAAGAAATTCTAATAACAATTTATATGCTCAAAACACAGATAATTCAAAAAGCACATCTGAAGTATATAATAAAATATTAGATGAAGTAAAAGAAATGAAAATAGAAACTAATAATATTGTTACAGAAGAAGATATAAAAGACATACCAGCAGTAGCTTCAACTCCCGTTGCTTCTGTAGAAAAGGCATCTGATGCTTTTTATGATTATTTGGTTTCTGATAATTCTCTTGTAAGTGATGGTACTATTAGTCTTAAATATGATGAATATACAATAGAAGAAGGCGATAATTTAACTAGCATATCAAAAAAAATAGGTGCTAATTTAGATACTATAGTTAGCGTTAATAAAATAAGCAATGCTAATAAATTAAGACCAGGACAAACTATAATGATACCAAATAGAAATGGTTTGCTTTATATTGTTAAGAAAAATGAAACATTAGAAGAGATTAGTGACAGATACGATGTTGAACTTAATAGAGTGTTGAGCTTCAATAAAATAGATAGAGATAACATTAACACTGGTGATGAAATATTTTTACCAGGTGCTAAATATACATTAGATGAAAGAATAGATAAGTTTGGTCAAATGTTCAGCTTACCTACAGTTGTAACAAGAATAAGCAGTGTATTTGGATATAGAGTACATCCAATTACAGGTGTAAGAAGAAAACATTTAGGTGTTGATATACCTGGCGGTTTAAACACTCCTATATATGCTGCTAGAAAAGGAAAGGTTATATTTGCAGGATACAGCGGTGGATTTGGAAATTTGGTTATAGTTCGTCATGATAAAGGATATACTACATACTACGGACACTTAAATAAAATCACTACTACAGTTGGTGCTAATGTAGGTGTGGGTGTAATGATAGGAAGAATGGGAAGCACTGGTAATTCTACAGGAAGCCATTTACATTTTGAAGTGAGAAGAAACGGAGTGGCATTAAACCCTGCAGACTTTATACCTATAGGAAAATTCATTAAAAGAAGATAA
- a CDS encoding GNAT family N-acetyltransferase produces MNLIIRKANIDDVFYISKLHAICWKQSYKDIVSEDFLKKIYLDDWCEEFSEGIKTKTREVHIAILDDNIIGAISCGNNRYNIENYGEIMSLYVHPVYQGSGIGSELLNHCISYMRDNGYKNLCLYVFDKNEEAKRFYIKNGFKDSGTKKDIKNR; encoded by the coding sequence ATGAATTTAATTATAAGAAAAGCTAATATAGATGATGTATTTTATATAAGTAAGCTTCATGCTATATGTTGGAAGCAATCTTATAAGGATATTGTATCAGAAGATTTTTTAAAAAAGATATATTTAGATGACTGGTGTGAGGAGTTTTCTGAAGGTATAAAAACAAAGACAAGAGAAGTGCATATTGCTATATTAGATGATAATATTATAGGTGCTATATCTTGCGGTAATAATAGATACAACATAGAAAACTATGGAGAGATAATGTCTTTATATGTTCACCCAGTTTATCAAGGCTCTGGTATAGGCAGTGAATTATTAAATCATTGTATATCATATATGAGAGATAATGGGTATAAAAACTTATGTCTTTATGTTTTTGATAAGAATGAAGAGGCTAAAAGATTTTATATAAAAAACGGATTTAAAGATTCTGGTACAAAAAAAGATATTAAAAATAGATGA
- a CDS encoding preprotein translocase subunit SecG, whose amino-acid sequence MNALLTLGIIVYSIICVLLLLLIIIQGGKAEGLFSSAQANVLGSQRGNALTKATTILSTIFIVGALLISMAISTQKTAFDQATTTPNIPTTQQVPATNNTLPNTNLNTNN is encoded by the coding sequence ATGAATGCTTTACTAACTTTAGGAATAATCGTTTATTCAATAATTTGTGTATTACTACTTTTACTTATAATAATACAAGGCGGTAAAGCAGAAGGCTTATTTTCTAGTGCTCAAGCAAATGTACTTGGAAGCCAAAGAGGAAATGCTCTAACTAAAGCAACTACTATTTTATCTACAATATTTATCGTTGGAGCTTTACTTATATCTATGGCTATAAGCACTCAAAAAACAGCTTTTGACCAAGCAACTACTACTCCTAATATACCAACAACACAACAAGTGCCAGCAACAAATAATACTTTACCAAACACTAATTTGAATACTAATAATTAA
- the lepB gene encoding signal peptidase I, which translates to MNYSYDDRESIKKEKKNALKSILKPFIFIYYRSNNLLYKTIARLILGFIIAFILFGIITLFVRFDKMKSSTMMNTIEPNKIVITSKLRYALAIKPFVSKLTGKTIVFSRPERGDIVFIVDPRSKKENIFKKFISYTVYFFTFGNVNISNTRYLVKRVIGLPNETIEIKNKTVYINGTELNEPWANIGKDNRILESNISSRDNFGPYIIGYNEYFVLSDNRDYAYDSRDFGSIHFSLIDGKVISY; encoded by the coding sequence ATGAACTATTCTTATGATGACAGAGAAAGCATAAAAAAAGAAAAGAAAAATGCATTAAAATCTATATTAAAGCCTTTTATATTTATATATTATAGAAGCAATAATTTATTATATAAAACTATAGCAAGGCTTATTTTAGGTTTTATTATAGCATTTATACTCTTTGGAATCATTACGCTTTTTGTACGTTTTGATAAGATGAAAAGTTCAACTATGATGAATACCATTGAACCAAATAAAATTGTTATTACCTCAAAATTAAGATATGCCCTCGCAATAAAGCCTTTCGTATCAAAACTAACAGGAAAAACTATAGTATTTTCTAGACCTGAGAGGGGAGATATAGTCTTTATAGTTGATCCTAGAAGCAAAAAAGAAAATATTTTTAAAAAGTTTATATCATATACAGTTTATTTTTTCACTTTTGGAAATGTTAATATATCCAACACAAGATATTTAGTAAAGAGAGTAATAGGTCTTCCAAATGAAACCATAGAAATAAAGAACAAAACTGTATATATAAATGGAACTGAATTAAATGAACCTTGGGCAAATATTGGAAAAGATAATAGAATATTAGAAAGTAATATATCTTCAAGGGATAATTTTGGTCCTTATATTATAGGCTATAATGAATATTTTGTATTATCAGACAATAGAGACTATGCATACGACAGCAGAGACTTTGGAAGTATTCATTTCTCACTCATAGACGGCAAGGTTATATCTTATTAA
- the rsxA gene encoding electron transport complex subunit RsxA produces MMNLVLLFVATVLVNNFVLTKFLGICPFLGVSNKLDSAVSMGIAVTFVLVLTAAVSWMIQYYILVPFKIEFLQTILFIIVIAALVQFVEMVVRKTSESLYLSLGIYLPLITTNCCVLGLALFGVLYKYNFIQNIVFALGAGIGFTLALVIMASIRERLTTANIPEAFKGPAMPFITAGILALIFYGFSGIIKI; encoded by the coding sequence ATTATGAATTTAGTACTTCTTTTTGTTGCTACTGTATTGGTTAATAATTTTGTATTAACTAAGTTTTTAGGGATTTGTCCTTTCTTGGGAGTTTCTAATAAATTAGATTCTGCTGTGAGTATGGGTATTGCGGTTACATTTGTACTTGTACTTACTGCTGCTGTTAGCTGGATGATACAGTATTATATATTAGTACCATTTAAAATTGAGTTTTTGCAAACTATTTTGTTTATTATAGTAATAGCTGCTTTAGTACAATTTGTAGAGATGGTGGTAAGAAAGACTAGTGAGAGTTTATATTTATCTTTGGGTATTTATCTTCCTCTTATTACTACTAACTGCTGTGTATTAGGTTTGGCTTTATTTGGTGTTTTATACAAATATAATTTTATACAAAATATAGTATTTGCTTTAGGTGCTGGAATTGGTTTTACATTAGCATTAGTAATAATGGCTAGTATTAGAGAGCGTTTAACTACTGCAAACATACCAGAAGCTTTTAAAGGACCTGCTATGCCTTTTATTACAGCTGGTATATTAGCACTTATATTTTATGGTTTTTCAGGTATCATAAAAATCTGA
- a CDS encoding BspA family leucine-rich repeat surface protein, with protein sequence MKKYKPQTKEELKNLVFTDGIKLSCVDTSLITDMSYLFQKSERKDFEGIEEWDTSNVTNMKGMFSFAKAFNQNINNWNVSKVEDMSYMFKACDSFNQPINDWDVSNVKTMEAMFHSALFFNQPLDKWNTSKVENMYEMFCRCKKFNQPLNSWNVSNVKTMESMFYSADSFNQPLDKWNTKKLSKMYSMFKYTDSYDSYDSLANWDLSKVSDISDFCANYEILYKKLPLRFRVYMQAFYGSHKVYVSIGNNEEYDLVSRDYITITKENVGEVYNAISKDTNKKVLALKKKLETEFTEELSSVTNNYNFKTIEEAEKYVEDNYNKKDDKKVSFINDYKVLIKDKSREVDNKVLKYIYLEYLILKRDIKRLTQIDNIINLLDKDSFIEFIKNVYDKTNKETAAIIYCIYGGDDALYNVYKKEQDTKLSLLIIKLNIESKYALRLLYKIYTSTKKSEVRYESDKLIDEVMEKMDIDYNEFQLRFSSNLLFNSEGEILLNKDYKLILNSDYTLSLFDTKNNKELKKIPQNFYENLKEEIKSLRKEVADFIKNTSHLLSVLLIEGKTYSYDFYKDVFVDNTMMNKFASTLIWNLYDKDYKFLTTFRYSGDGSYSNFNDEEIKIDNNSFVGLASPVEMDDETISKWRKQLEDYELSQPLEQLSLIKLDKDNLQKEIEKIQNAEISYITFKNFGSRYDMDADFLGYKVIKSYSFESDNGDSFLITADVNANTNYSDKVKINVYFENGGETSKRFIYSLLILMIHDFRLTDLF encoded by the coding sequence ATGAAAAAATATAAACCGCAAACAAAAGAAGAATTAAAAAATTTAGTATTTACTGATGGTATAAAACTTAGTTGTGTAGATACAAGCCTTATTACAGATATGAGTTATCTTTTTCAGAAAAGTGAAAGAAAAGATTTTGAAGGCATAGAAGAGTGGGATACTTCTAATGTTACAAATATGAAAGGTATGTTTAGTTTTGCTAAAGCATTTAATCAGAATATAAATAATTGGAATGTTAGTAAAGTTGAAGATATGAGTTATATGTTTAAAGCATGTGATTCTTTTAATCAGCCTATTAATGATTGGGACGTATCCAATGTAAAAACTATGGAAGCTATGTTTCATTCTGCTCTTTTTTTTAATCAGCCTTTAGATAAATGGAATACTTCAAAGGTTGAAAACATGTATGAGATGTTTTGCCGATGTAAAAAGTTTAATCAGCCTTTAAATAGTTGGAATGTATCTAATGTAAAAACTATGGAATCTATGTTTTATTCTGCAGATTCTTTTAATCAACCTTTAGATAAATGGAATACAAAAAAATTAAGTAAAATGTACTCAATGTTTAAATATACTGACAGCTATGACTCTTATGATTCATTAGCAAATTGGGATTTAAGTAAAGTATCAGATATTAGTGATTTTTGTGCTAACTATGAAATATTATATAAAAAATTACCTTTAAGATTTAGAGTATATATGCAGGCATTTTATGGTTCTCACAAAGTTTATGTATCTATAGGAAATAATGAAGAATATGATTTAGTATCAAGAGATTATATAACTATCACAAAAGAGAATGTAGGAGAAGTATATAATGCTATATCAAAAGATACAAATAAAAAAGTTTTGGCATTAAAAAAGAAATTAGAAACAGAGTTTACTGAAGAGCTTTCATCTGTTACTAATAATTATAATTTCAAAACCATAGAAGAAGCAGAAAAGTATGTGGAAGATAATTATAATAAAAAAGATGATAAAAAGGTAAGCTTTATAAATGATTATAAGGTTTTAATAAAAGATAAATCGAGAGAAGTTGATAATAAAGTTTTAAAATATATATATTTAGAATATTTGATTCTTAAGAGAGATATTAAAAGATTAACACAAATTGATAATATAATTAATTTACTTGATAAAGATTCATTTATAGAGTTTATTAAAAATGTTTATGATAAAACTAATAAAGAAACTGCCGCTATTATTTATTGTATATATGGAGGAGATGATGCTCTGTATAATGTATATAAAAAAGAACAAGATACAAAACTTTCTCTTTTAATAATTAAATTAAATATTGAAAGTAAGTATGCACTTAGGTTATTGTATAAAATATATACAAGCACAAAAAAATCTGAAGTTCGTTATGAATCTGATAAATTGATTGACGAAGTGATGGAAAAAATGGATATTGACTATAATGAGTTTCAATTAAGATTCTCTTCAAATCTATTATTTAATTCTGAAGGAGAGATTCTTTTAAATAAGGATTATAAATTAATTTTGAATAGTGATTATACTCTCAGTTTATTTGACACAAAAAATAATAAAGAATTAAAAAAGATTCCTCAAAACTTTTATGAGAATTTAAAAGAAGAGATAAAAAGTTTAAGAAAAGAAGTTGCTGACTTTATAAAAAATACTTCTCATCTTTTAAGTGTATTGTTAATAGAAGGAAAAACATATAGTTATGATTTTTATAAAGATGTTTTTGTTGATAATACAATGATGAATAAGTTTGCTTCAACATTAATATGGAATCTATATGATAAAGATTATAAGTTTTTAACAACTTTTAGATATTCAGGAGACGGAAGCTATTCAAACTTTAATGATGAAGAAATAAAAATTGATAATAATAGTTTTGTGGGTTTAGCAAGTCCTGTAGAAATGGACGATGAAACTATATCTAAATGGAGAAAACAGCTTGAAGATTATGAATTATCACAGCCATTAGAGCAGTTATCTCTTATAAAACTAGATAAAGATAATTTGCAAAAAGAAATAGAGAAAATTCAAAATGCTGAAATAAGCTATATTACTTTTAAGAATTTTGGAAGCAGATATGATATGGATGCAGATTTTTTAGGATATAAAGTTATTAAGTCATATTCCTTTGAGTCAGATAATGGGGATAGTTTTTTAATAACAGCAGATGTTAATGCAAATACAAACTACAGCGATAAAGTAAAAATAAATGTTTATTTTGAAAATGGAGGAGAGACAAGTAAAAGATTTATTTATAGTTTGTTAATATTAATGATTCATGACTTTAGATTAACAGATTTATTTTAA
- a CDS encoding DUF58 domain-containing protein: MFRDSTVTTKDILKSVRQIEIKTSRIVNSYFSGQYHSAFKGHGIEFDEVRKYNIGDDVRAMDWKVSARYNEPFIKRFREERELNVVILADFSASTDFGLTKTKHNLIVELSALLSFSALKNNDKVGLLIFTDTVEKFIPLNKGKNHVLRIIRELIEFEPKSAETNIANALEYFNKIQKRDSITFLITDACSDLPKKQIDITRKRNDFVVCLVNDRLEYEMPHLLGTLVLSDLENDEYVYFDMGNKNVREAYINEQSKMLEDKLQFLKRNSIENIVLDTSSNYINEVMKFFIKRRR; this comes from the coding sequence ATGTTTAGAGATAGCACAGTAACAACCAAAGACATACTAAAATCTGTTAGACAAATAGAAATAAAAACTTCGCGTATAGTAAACTCTTATTTTTCTGGGCAGTATCATTCTGCTTTTAAGGGGCATGGTATAGAGTTTGATGAGGTGAGAAAGTATAATATTGGCGATGATGTGAGGGCTATGGATTGGAAGGTAAGTGCTAGGTATAATGAGCCTTTTATTAAGAGATTTAGAGAAGAGAGGGAGCTTAATGTTGTTATATTAGCTGACTTTTCTGCTTCTACTGATTTTGGACTTACAAAAACTAAACATAATCTTATTGTAGAGCTTAGTGCTTTACTTTCTTTTTCTGCTTTAAAAAACAATGACAAAGTAGGGCTTTTAATATTTACTGATACTGTTGAAAAGTTTATTCCTCTAAACAAAGGGAAAAATCATGTGCTTAGGATTATTAGAGAGCTTATAGAGTTTGAACCTAAAAGTGCTGAAACTAATATTGCTAATGCTTTAGAATATTTTAATAAGATACAAAAAAGAGACAGTATTACATTTCTTATAACTGATGCATGTTCTGATTTGCCGAAAAAACAGATAGACATTACAAGAAAGAGAAATGATTTTGTTGTGTGTTTGGTTAATGATAGATTAGAATATGAAATGCCTCATTTGCTTGGTACATTAGTTTTATCAGATTTAGAGAATGATGAGTATGTTTATTTTGATATGGGCAATAAGAATGTGAGAGAGGCTTATATAAATGAGCAGAGTAAAATGCTTGAAGATAAATTACAGTTTTTGAAAAGAAATTCTATAGAAAATATAGTATTAGACACATCTAGTAATTATATTAATGAGGTTATGAAATTTTTTATCAAGAGAAGAAGATAG
- the gatC gene encoding Asp-tRNA(Asn)/Glu-tRNA(Gln) amidotransferase subunit GatC, with protein sequence MTTNREELEALLYQTRLKIEDNQKDEMLNRLNKDLAFIEELFDVNVDNIDPLYHVIDLPEYLREDVAGDTLKNEVIMDLCRSGEYGYIVVPAVPAALENSEHQAKKSN encoded by the coding sequence ATGACAACTAACAGAGAAGAATTAGAAGCTCTTTTATATCAAACTAGATTAAAAATAGAAGATAATCAAAAAGATGAAATGTTAAATAGATTAAATAAAGATTTAGCTTTTATAGAAGAATTATTTGATGTAAATGTTGATAATATAGATCCTTTATATCATGTTATTGATTTGCCTGAATATTTGAGAGAAGATGTTGCAGGAGACACTTTAAAAAATGAAGTGATAATGGATTTATGCAGAAGCGGTGAATATGGTTATATAGTAGTTCCTGCTGTACCTGCTGCTTTAGAAAATAGCGAACACCAAGCTAAAAAATCTAATTAA